The following are encoded together in the Streptomyces rapamycinicus NRRL 5491 genome:
- the gvpJ gene encoding gas vesicle protein GvpJ, whose product MTQTGGLPATASTGSGTGSLFDILELILDRGLVIDVFIRVSLVGIEILKIDIRIVIASVDTYLRFAEACNRLDLESGRKAPDKLSDIVGNIVEGGARGKTEGAISGALGAISDVFDRDDDEDK is encoded by the coding sequence ATGACGCAGACCGGCGGGCTGCCTGCCACCGCATCGACCGGTTCAGGGACCGGAAGCCTCTTCGACATCCTCGAACTCATCCTGGACCGTGGCCTCGTCATCGACGTGTTCATCCGGGTCTCCCTCGTCGGCATCGAGATCTTGAAGATTGACATCCGGATCGTGATCGCCAGCGTGGACACGTATCTGCGCTTCGCCGAGGCGTGCAACCGCCTCGACCTGGAATCGGGCCGCAAGGCCCCGGACAAGCTGAGCGACATCGTCGGCAACATCGTCGAGGGCGGTGCCCGGGGCAAGACCGAGGGGGCGATCAGCGGGGCCCTCGGGGCCATCAGCGATGTCTTCGACCGCGACGACGACGAGGACAAGTGA
- a CDS encoding SAV_915 family protein, with product MNDRLYGDDPEPDEPVPAGRVLYVPVRPGPVGCAVRLFRTPRGGRTAVGFSTRGRLAAVLGARQPWIRLGEPALRALAEPLGATSVTVDPRLAVRDIAPSAPERRHAALAVAPPAPPRHRGTTLAGAVGAVRVAGAAALVGVRGAWLG from the coding sequence ATGAACGACCGTCTGTACGGAGACGACCCCGAGCCCGACGAACCCGTCCCGGCCGGACGCGTCCTGTACGTCCCAGTCCGGCCGGGACCCGTCGGCTGCGCCGTGCGCCTCTTCCGTACGCCCCGTGGCGGCCGTACCGCCGTCGGTTTCTCCACCCGGGGGCGGCTGGCCGCGGTCCTCGGTGCCCGGCAGCCGTGGATCCGGCTCGGTGAACCGGCGCTGCGCGCCCTCGCCGAGCCGCTCGGCGCCACCTCGGTCACCGTGGACCCGCGCCTCGCGGTCCGCGACATCGCACCGTCCGCGCCGGAGCGCCGCCATGCCGCGCTCGCGGTCGCGCCACCGGCGCCACCGCGCCACCGCGGCACCACACTCGCAGGGGCCGTCGGCGCCGTGCGGGTCGCGGGGGCCGCCGCCCTCGTCGGGGTCCGCGGCGCATGGCTCGGCTGA
- a CDS encoding thiamine pyrophosphate-binding protein, whose amino-acid sequence MATASGVVPRVAHDVARALKDGGVDRVFLITGGDLWLWRALRDHGIEMCLARSEAASVVMADAYARVTGRPAVVYGQWGPGAANVAAALADARWAHSPLVALTSTVSTRVEYKYEYQELDQPPMFQSVTKWQARVARADRAGELVAQALRVAGAGAPGPVHIDIPCDLLAAEAAPFNNLAAEAAPTHADATCTPIRRPTPPAPSAAAVADIADRLARSLRPVLLAGNGVLTADAAEDLTRLAETAGVPVLTTLGGKGSIAENHPLSVGVAGRYASKVANEIAREADFVLAIGTDLGGLATDTYTLPSADADVVQVDVMAEHIGRTRAVGAGVVADAGELCRALAVAAPSESGNRAHHTWREAVRSRCAAWQQTFHAVARRPAAGHVRPEAVVAILRELADDRDLLVADTGFMGAWGGALFPVHAPGRTFLRAAGTLGWAFPAVLGAQLATGAERRAFALVGDGGFGYHVGDLETALRLDIPVVTIVLNNASLAYEHVGFKHALGGEPVTEVCDFLDVDHAKLAAAYGVFAARVDSAGAFRSALEKAIATARPALIDVVVSKERVAPVTTFDTRLIRDV is encoded by the coding sequence GTGGCGACAGCCAGTGGAGTCGTGCCCCGGGTCGCGCATGATGTCGCTCGCGCCCTGAAGGACGGCGGCGTCGACCGGGTCTTCCTGATCACCGGTGGTGATCTGTGGCTCTGGCGCGCCCTGCGCGATCACGGCATCGAGATGTGCCTGGCCCGCAGCGAGGCCGCGTCCGTGGTGATGGCCGACGCCTACGCCCGGGTCACCGGCAGGCCCGCCGTCGTGTACGGGCAGTGGGGGCCGGGAGCGGCGAACGTCGCCGCCGCGCTCGCGGACGCCCGGTGGGCCCACAGCCCGCTCGTGGCGCTCACCAGCACCGTCTCGACGCGGGTCGAGTACAAATACGAGTACCAGGAGCTCGACCAGCCGCCCATGTTCCAGTCGGTGACGAAGTGGCAGGCGCGGGTCGCGCGGGCGGACCGCGCCGGTGAACTCGTCGCCCAGGCGTTGCGCGTCGCGGGCGCGGGGGCCCCGGGCCCGGTGCACATCGATATCCCGTGCGACCTCCTCGCCGCCGAAGCGGCACCGTTCAACAACCTCGCGGCGGAAGCCGCACCGACGCACGCCGACGCCACCTGCACGCCGATCCGTCGCCCGACCCCGCCGGCTCCCTCGGCCGCCGCCGTGGCCGACATCGCCGACCGCCTCGCCCGGAGCCTGCGACCGGTGCTCCTGGCCGGCAACGGGGTCCTGACCGCCGACGCCGCCGAAGACCTCACCCGACTCGCGGAAACCGCGGGAGTTCCGGTCCTCACGACCCTGGGCGGGAAGGGTTCGATCGCCGAGAACCATCCGCTGTCGGTCGGCGTGGCGGGACGCTACGCGAGCAAGGTGGCGAACGAGATCGCGCGCGAGGCCGACTTCGTCCTCGCGATCGGCACCGACCTCGGCGGCCTCGCGACCGACACCTACACCCTGCCCTCGGCGGACGCGGACGTGGTCCAGGTCGACGTAATGGCAGAGCACATCGGCCGGACCCGCGCGGTCGGCGCGGGAGTGGTCGCCGACGCGGGTGAACTATGCCGAGCCCTTGCCGTGGCGGCGCCCTCGGAGTCCGGCAACCGTGCGCACCACACATGGCGCGAGGCGGTGCGGAGCAGATGCGCGGCCTGGCAGCAGACGTTCCATGCCGTCGCGCGCCGCCCCGCCGCCGGGCATGTCCGGCCAGAAGCCGTCGTGGCCATCCTGCGCGAGCTGGCGGACGACCGTGATCTGCTCGTCGCGGACACTGGGTTCATGGGGGCCTGGGGAGGCGCGCTGTTTCCCGTCCACGCGCCCGGCCGGACGTTCCTGCGCGCCGCCGGCACGCTCGGCTGGGCGTTCCCGGCGGTCCTCGGGGCACAGCTCGCGACGGGGGCGGAACGCCGCGCGTTCGCGCTCGTGGGCGACGGTGGCTTCGGCTACCACGTCGGGGACCTGGAGACCGCGCTGCGGCTGGACATTCCCGTGGTGACCATCGTCCTGAACAACGCGAGCCTCGCCTACGAACACGTCGGGTTCAAGCACGCCCTCGGCGGGGAGCCCGTGACGGAGGTCTGCGACTTCCTCGACGTCGACCACGCCAAGCTCGCGGCGGCGTACGGGGTGTTCGCGGCCCGCGTCGACTCGGCCGGCGCCTTCCGGAGCGCCCTGGAGAAGGCGATCGCCACTGCCCGCCCGGCGCTGATCGACGTCGTCGTCAGCAAGGAGCGCGTCGCTCCGGTCACCACCTTCGACACCCGGCTGATCAGGGACGTCTGA
- a CDS encoding tautomerase family protein, producing the protein MPLVNIYLREGTTPEYRRNVSLGIHRSMVDVLKIPHDDQFHLIHELKPENVQTQPVFFGIRRGDRTMFIQLFFNDRDPQQKAELFEAIRANLRLYADVPEEDILLCAVETNSENWWAAGRTVNPRTGYDERMDID; encoded by the coding sequence ATGCCTCTGGTCAACATCTACCTGCGCGAGGGCACCACCCCGGAGTACCGCCGGAATGTCTCGCTGGGCATCCACCGGTCCATGGTGGACGTCCTGAAGATCCCGCACGACGACCAGTTCCACCTCATTCACGAACTCAAGCCCGAGAACGTCCAGACGCAGCCGGTGTTCTTCGGCATCCGCCGCGGCGACCGCACGATGTTCATCCAGCTCTTCTTCAACGACCGCGATCCCCAGCAGAAGGCGGAGCTGTTCGAGGCCATCCGCGCCAACCTCCGGCTGTACGCGGACGTCCCCGAGGAGGACATCCTCCTGTGCGCGGTCGAGACGAACAGCGAGAACTGGTGGGCGGCCGGGCGGACCGTCAACCCCCGGACGGGCTACGACGAGCGCATGGACATCGATTGA
- a CDS encoding carboxymuconolactone decarboxylase family protein — MFEDPEDFGTFGRYVETPVDAMPPEMRSAYEYTRRLRGLVPGPHKIWLANPRLLTAIVPTGAYFQTDSSLSKAEIEIVTNVVTGHWRSAYAAYEHEKIGVALGGLDPTKVAAIVAGRPTSFDDLRQQLVYELASSLVGRRVIPVGLYLRAKETIGDAGIVDVTVLMGWFTGVSLTLAAFDVPSNAVGLDQ, encoded by the coding sequence ATGTTCGAGGATCCCGAGGACTTCGGGACGTTCGGCCGCTACGTGGAGACACCGGTCGACGCCATGCCACCGGAGATGCGCAGCGCGTACGAGTACACCCGGCGGTTGCGCGGCCTGGTGCCCGGGCCGCACAAGATCTGGCTGGCCAACCCCCGGCTGCTGACGGCGATCGTGCCGACGGGTGCGTACTTCCAGACGGACTCGTCGCTGTCCAAGGCGGAGATCGAGATCGTCACGAACGTCGTCACCGGCCACTGGCGCTCGGCCTACGCCGCCTACGAGCACGAGAAGATCGGCGTGGCGCTGGGCGGCCTTGACCCGACGAAGGTGGCGGCCATCGTCGCCGGCCGTCCCACCTCCTTCGACGACCTACGGCAGCAGCTCGTGTACGAACTCGCGTCATCGCTGGTGGGACGCCGTGTCATTCCCGTCGGGCTGTACCTCCGGGCCAAGGAGACGATCGGCGACGCGGGCATCGTGGACGTCACCGTGCTGATGGGCTGGTTCACCGGTGTGTCGCTGACCCTCGCCGCGTTCGACGTGCCGTCGAACGCGGTCGGCCTGGACCAGTGA
- a CDS encoding TetR/AcrR family transcriptional regulator: protein MPKVSQEYLDARRAEILTAARRCFVRDGFHETSMQDLLAEAGVSSGSVYRYFPSKQDMIIAIAEENLAEVVHKARRQAERRPAAGVGEAIADLLEVIRAKHAENGFAAIALLTWSESLRNPALAERLRTALTEATADLAAIVREHQDFGHLPPDAATDSLAQLITSTVPGYILQLATLGPDAVDGLPGAARALWPAPEAQ from the coding sequence ATGCCGAAGGTGAGCCAGGAGTACCTCGACGCCCGCAGAGCGGAGATCCTGACCGCGGCGAGGCGCTGCTTCGTCCGGGACGGTTTCCATGAGACGTCGATGCAGGATCTGCTCGCCGAGGCCGGGGTGTCCTCGGGGTCGGTCTACCGGTATTTCCCCAGCAAGCAGGACATGATCATCGCGATCGCCGAGGAGAATCTGGCCGAGGTGGTGCACAAGGCCCGCCGCCAGGCCGAGCGCAGGCCCGCCGCCGGGGTCGGCGAGGCGATCGCCGATCTCCTCGAGGTCATCAGGGCGAAGCACGCGGAGAACGGCTTCGCCGCCATCGCGCTGCTGACCTGGTCCGAATCCCTGCGCAACCCGGCGCTCGCCGAGCGGCTCAGGACCGCCCTCACCGAGGCGACGGCCGACCTCGCCGCCATCGTGCGGGAGCATCAGGACTTCGGCCATCTGCCGCCGGACGCCGCGACGGACTCACTCGCCCAACTGATCACCTCCACGGTGCCCGGCTACATCCTCCAGCTCGCCACGCTCGGCCCGGACGCGGTCGACGGCCTGCCCGGGGCCGCGCGGGCGCTCTGGCCGGCGCCCGAGGCGCAATAG
- a CDS encoding gas vesicle protein, translating into MTSIDPDTPPTDTPETSDERPRRVPVAQAMRGAARQLGELLGTAPEAVSAMQPTPDGWVADVEVVELVRVPDTMTIMATYRVTLDSQGRLLGYERQRRYARGQLDRGR; encoded by the coding sequence ATGACGAGCATTGATCCGGACACACCGCCCACGGACACCCCCGAGACCTCCGACGAGCGGCCCCGCCGCGTACCCGTGGCGCAGGCCATGCGGGGCGCCGCCCGGCAGTTGGGGGAGTTGTTGGGCACCGCGCCGGAGGCGGTTTCCGCGATGCAGCCGACGCCGGACGGTTGGGTGGCCGATGTGGAGGTGGTGGAGTTGGTGCGGGTGCCGGACACCATGACCATCATGGCCACCTACCGTGTGACCCTCGACTCACAGGGTCGGCTCCTCGGCTATGAGCGGCAACGCCGCTACGCCCGCGGTCAGCTCGACCGCGGACGTTAG
- the lysA gene encoding diaminopimelate decarboxylase → MVTPLIPGTGPRTPRTPRRDGALSVWPASTVPLDDGDLAVGGVSLTELADRFGTPVYLLDEAEVRARCRAYHDAFPGAAVLYAAKAFLCRAMAHWAEEEGLGLDVCSAGELELAVTTGFPPEHIVLHGNAKSPYDLQAALRLGVGRIVIDSPSEIARLAVAVPEGSRQKVMVRVAPGIAAGGHAKVRTGTDDQKFGLSLTDGSAHHAIARILDQPRLELVGLHCHLGSQIASAKPYLAAVRRMVGLLARVRDQHGVALSELDMGGGHGIAYRPGEPALDIAALGPRLRAELADSCAAAGLPVPRLIIEPGRAVVGPAGVALYRVLAVKRTGHRTFVAVDGGMSDNPRPALYGVRYAPRLVGRAGTVPLAPATVAGRHCEAGDVLAGEAELPGDIRPGDLLAVPVAGAYHLSMASGYNLVGRPPVVAVADGRARLLVRRESLDDIRGRDVGL, encoded by the coding sequence ATGGTCACGCCACTGATCCCAGGCACCGGGCCGCGCACACCCCGCACCCCGCGCCGCGACGGCGCGCTGTCCGTCTGGCCCGCGTCCACCGTCCCGCTCGACGACGGCGACCTGGCCGTCGGCGGAGTGTCGCTCACCGAGCTGGCGGACCGTTTCGGCACCCCGGTGTACCTCCTCGACGAGGCCGAGGTGCGGGCCCGCTGCCGCGCCTACCACGACGCCTTCCCGGGGGCCGCCGTGCTCTACGCCGCCAAGGCGTTCCTGTGCCGCGCGATGGCGCACTGGGCGGAGGAGGAGGGCCTGGGCCTGGACGTGTGCTCGGCCGGCGAGCTGGAGCTCGCGGTCACCACCGGTTTCCCGCCCGAGCACATCGTGCTGCACGGCAACGCCAAGAGCCCGTACGACCTCCAGGCCGCCCTGCGCCTCGGGGTCGGTCGCATCGTCATCGACAGCCCCTCGGAGATCGCCCGGCTGGCCGTCGCCGTGCCCGAGGGCAGCCGTCAGAAGGTCATGGTCCGGGTGGCGCCGGGCATCGCCGCGGGCGGCCATGCCAAGGTCCGTACCGGCACCGACGACCAGAAGTTCGGCCTGTCGCTCACCGACGGCTCGGCCCATCACGCCATCGCCCGGATCCTCGACCAGCCGCGCCTGGAACTGGTGGGCCTGCACTGCCACCTGGGCTCCCAGATCGCCTCCGCCAAGCCGTATCTTGCGGCGGTACGGCGCATGGTCGGGCTGCTGGCGAGGGTCCGGGACCAGCACGGGGTCGCCCTCTCCGAGCTGGACATGGGCGGTGGGCACGGCATCGCCTACCGCCCCGGCGAGCCCGCCCTCGACATCGCCGCGCTGGGGCCCCGGCTGCGCGCCGAACTGGCCGACAGCTGCGCGGCGGCCGGGCTGCCCGTGCCACGGCTGATCATCGAACCGGGCCGCGCCGTCGTCGGACCGGCCGGGGTCGCGCTGTACCGGGTCCTGGCGGTCAAGCGCACCGGGCACCGCACCTTCGTGGCCGTGGACGGCGGGATGAGCGACAACCCCCGCCCGGCGCTGTACGGAGTGCGCTACGCGCCCCGGCTCGTGGGCCGCGCCGGCACGGTGCCGCTCGCCCCCGCCACCGTGGCCGGACGCCACTGCGAGGCCGGGGACGTGCTGGCGGGCGAGGCGGAGCTGCCGGGTGACATCCGGCCCGGGGATCTGCTCGCGGTGCCGGTGGCGGGCGCGTACCACCTGTCCATGGCGTCCGGCTACAACCTGGTCGGCCGCCCGCCGGTGGTCGCCGTGGCGGACGGCAGGGCGCGGCTGCTGGTCCGGCGTGAGTCGCTGGACGACATCCGCGGCCGCGACGTCGGTCTGTAG
- a CDS encoding LysR family transcriptional regulator — protein sequence MDMTLVGLRVLREVAERGTITAAAEALGYTQSAVSRQVAALEQAAGARLFDRHPGGVRLTTEGRALLRHAVVALDALDAADRELRGGAAEDGPVRLGFFPTAGAVIVSRALAALRREHPRIRVSTREGTTPSLVRALRTGTLDVAVLSSRPPHRSPDTDSPPLRVEPLFETRLAVAVAASGRFAGRDSVTAEEIADEPWIASPAAAEEPLLGVWPGLPGRPRVRHTVRDWLTKLHLVAAGAGITTAPPALLPAVPPGVRLVAVEGVAEEWRRVSLVHAPGPATASANAVAHALRQEAAELADTPG from the coding sequence ATGGACATGACCCTGGTCGGGCTGCGGGTGCTGCGCGAGGTGGCGGAGCGGGGCACGATCACCGCCGCGGCGGAGGCGCTCGGGTACACCCAGTCGGCCGTCTCCCGGCAGGTGGCCGCGCTGGAGCAGGCGGCCGGAGCCCGGCTCTTCGACCGCCACCCGGGCGGTGTGCGGCTGACCACGGAGGGGCGCGCCCTGCTGCGGCACGCCGTGGTCGCGCTGGACGCGCTCGACGCGGCCGACCGGGAGTTGCGCGGGGGCGCGGCGGAGGACGGCCCGGTCCGGCTCGGATTCTTCCCCACCGCCGGAGCGGTGATCGTGTCCCGTGCGCTGGCCGCCCTGCGCCGGGAGCACCCCCGGATCCGGGTGAGCACACGGGAGGGCACCACCCCGTCGCTGGTACGGGCGCTGCGCACCGGCACACTCGACGTCGCCGTGCTGTCGTCCAGGCCACCCCACCGCTCCCCCGACACCGACTCCCCGCCGCTGCGCGTGGAGCCGCTGTTCGAGACCCGGCTGGCCGTGGCGGTGGCGGCGAGCGGCCGGTTCGCCGGACGCGACAGCGTCACGGCCGAGGAGATCGCGGACGAGCCGTGGATCGCCAGCCCGGCCGCCGCGGAGGAGCCGTTGCTCGGTGTCTGGCCGGGGCTGCCGGGACGGCCCCGGGTCCGCCACACCGTCCGCGACTGGCTGACGAAGCTGCACCTGGTGGCGGCCGGGGCGGGCATCACCACGGCCCCGCCGGCGCTGCTTCCCGCCGTCCCGCCCGGTGTGCGTCTCGTCGCCGTCGAGGGCGTGGCGGAGGAGTGGCGACGCGTCAGCCTCGTACACGCGCCGGGCCCCGCCACGGCATCGGCGAACGCGGTGGCGCACGCCCTGCGGCAGGAGGCCGCCGAGCTGGCCGATACCCCCGGGTGA
- a CDS encoding zinc-binding alcohol dehydrogenase family protein: MRAIVIEKFGGPESLVYTELPEPEPEAGHVVIDIKAFGLNHAEMHMRRGEWAEAAKVSGIECVGLVQACPGGKFSVGTKVAALMGGLGRTINGSYAEYTRAPVSNVATIESDLPWAELAVVPETYATAWTCLFRNLEITPGETLVIRGSTSAFGQAAGNLAVNAGAHVIGTSRSRERFALLEQLDVERTELEGPNLSGRIPEAKRVDAVLDLVGNSTILDSLDMLRRGGRACLAGWLGGLDPIRDFNPLLQMASGVCLTFFGSFVFGTPGFPLSDVPLQAIAEQVAAGRLRAKPSRVFRFEDIHEAHRVMEAGEAKGKMVVVLSSP, encoded by the coding sequence GTGCGTGCCATCGTGATCGAGAAGTTCGGCGGACCGGAAAGCCTCGTCTATACGGAGCTGCCGGAGCCCGAGCCCGAGGCCGGACACGTCGTCATCGACATCAAGGCGTTCGGCCTCAACCACGCCGAGATGCATATGCGCAGGGGCGAGTGGGCGGAGGCCGCGAAGGTCAGCGGTATCGAGTGCGTCGGGCTGGTGCAGGCGTGCCCCGGCGGTAAGTTCTCCGTCGGTACGAAGGTCGCCGCGCTGATGGGCGGTCTCGGGCGCACCATCAACGGCAGCTACGCCGAGTACACCCGGGCGCCCGTGTCGAACGTCGCCACCATCGAATCCGACCTGCCGTGGGCCGAGTTGGCCGTCGTCCCGGAAACCTACGCGACCGCCTGGACCTGCCTGTTCCGCAATCTGGAGATCACGCCCGGCGAAACCCTGGTCATCCGGGGCTCCACCTCGGCCTTCGGACAGGCCGCCGGCAACCTCGCGGTGAACGCCGGCGCACACGTCATCGGCACCTCCCGCAGCCGGGAGCGATTCGCCCTGCTGGAGCAACTCGACGTGGAGCGAACCGAGTTGGAGGGCCCAAACCTCTCCGGGCGGATTCCCGAGGCCAAGCGCGTCGACGCGGTGCTCGACCTGGTGGGCAACAGCACCATCCTCGATTCCCTCGACATGCTGCGCCGAGGGGGCCGCGCCTGCCTGGCGGGCTGGCTCGGCGGTCTCGATCCGATCAGGGACTTCAACCCCCTGCTGCAGATGGCAAGCGGCGTCTGTCTCACCTTCTTCGGCAGCTTCGTCTTCGGGACGCCCGGCTTCCCGCTGTCCGATGTGCCGCTCCAGGCGATCGCGGAGCAGGTGGCGGCGGGCCGCCTCCGGGCGAAGCCCTCGCGGGTGTTCCGTTTCGAGGACATCCACGAGGCACATCGTGTGATGGAGGCGGGCGAGGCCAAGGGCAAGATGGTGGTCGTCCTGTCGTCGCCGTAA
- a CDS encoding SDR family NAD(P)-dependent oxidoreductase produces MSGRLQGKRALVTGATSNIGRAIAERFAAEGAHVVVSGRSAERGTEVVDAIRARGGRADFVQADLDGSAEASRALAEEARSVLGGGIDVLVNNAGIYPGDSTADTDENSFDQVYAVNVKAPFFLTAAIAPAMAEAGGGAIINLGSWIARLGIPVGALYSSSKGAMETLTRAWAAEFGPRGVRVNAISPGVVHTSVPGETHPGEAMMNGTPAGGVGSPDAIAHAAVYLAGGEAAFVHGIVLDVDGGRTTAAVIAA; encoded by the coding sequence ATGAGTGGACGGCTGCAGGGCAAGAGGGCGCTGGTGACCGGTGCGACCAGCAACATCGGACGGGCGATCGCGGAGCGGTTCGCCGCCGAGGGCGCGCATGTGGTGGTGTCCGGGCGCAGCGCCGAGCGGGGCACGGAGGTGGTCGACGCCATCCGCGCGCGGGGCGGCCGGGCCGACTTCGTACAGGCGGATCTGGACGGGAGCGCGGAGGCCTCCCGCGCCCTGGCCGAGGAGGCGCGGTCCGTTCTGGGCGGAGGCATCGACGTCCTGGTCAACAACGCCGGGATCTACCCCGGCGACAGCACCGCGGACACCGACGAGAACTCCTTCGACCAGGTCTACGCGGTGAATGTGAAGGCGCCGTTCTTCCTGACCGCCGCGATCGCTCCGGCGATGGCCGAGGCCGGTGGCGGGGCGATCATCAACCTGGGGTCGTGGATCGCCCGGCTGGGAATCCCCGTCGGCGCGCTCTACAGCTCCAGCAAGGGCGCGATGGAGACCCTGACGCGGGCCTGGGCCGCCGAGTTCGGCCCGCGCGGTGTCCGGGTGAACGCGATCTCCCCCGGAGTGGTCCACACGTCCGTACCCGGTGAGACGCACCCGGGCGAGGCCATGATGAACGGCACCCCGGCCGGGGGCGTCGGCAGTCCGGACGCCATCGCGCACGCCGCGGTCTATCTCGCGGGCGGCGAGGCCGCGTTCGTCCACGGCATCGTGCTGGACGTCGACGGCGGCCGCACCACGGCGGCCGTCATCGCGGCGTAG
- a CDS encoding carboxymuconolactone decarboxylase family protein: MRLPLLHREELTPEQRGLYDAFDAMVKADEYAGLEVRDAGGAFVGPWGVMLHFPELGQALARFIDLAQRLPGLSERARQVVVLTIGARFDVAYELYAHARLGARAGLRPDQVATLCAGGRPSGLTEEEVLAADVATALTGPGSLPGPLYDTAVRTLGQEALDAIVFVTVHYLALGVVLNAYDVPAGSPAPRK, translated from the coding sequence ATGCGGCTGCCGCTGCTCCATCGTGAGGAACTGACCCCGGAACAGCGGGGTCTGTACGACGCCTTCGACGCCATGGTGAAGGCCGACGAATACGCGGGATTGGAGGTCCGCGACGCCGGGGGAGCGTTCGTCGGACCGTGGGGGGTGATGCTCCACTTCCCGGAACTGGGACAGGCGCTCGCCCGGTTCATCGACCTCGCCCAGCGGCTTCCCGGACTCTCCGAGCGGGCCCGACAGGTCGTCGTCCTGACGATCGGAGCGCGCTTCGACGTGGCGTACGAGCTGTACGCGCACGCCCGGCTGGGGGCGCGGGCCGGGCTGCGGCCGGATCAGGTGGCCACGCTGTGCGCGGGCGGCCGCCCGTCCGGCCTCACCGAGGAGGAGGTGCTCGCGGCCGACGTCGCGACCGCCCTGACCGGGCCAGGCTCCCTGCCAGGGCCGCTGTACGACACGGCCGTCAGGACGCTGGGGCAGGAGGCCCTCGATGCGATCGTCTTCGTGACCGTCCACTACCTGGCGCTGGGAGTCGTCCTCAACGCGTACGACGTGCCGGCGGGAAGCCCGGCCCCGCGGAAGTAG
- a CDS encoding TetR/AcrR family transcriptional regulator: MHKELTAKGKATRKRIVEGAAAVLREKDVSVATLDDVMARTRTSKSQLFHYFPEGKDELLLAVAHHEADQVLEDQQPYLGCLDSWEAWQRWRDQVVKRYAEQGEECPLGSLVFYLGRSTPGARDVVVTLMRQWQESLATGIRALQTAGQLPAELDVEHRAAALLAGIQGGVLILQSTGRADHLRAALDQGIGDLRRAAAV; encoded by the coding sequence GTGCACAAGGAGCTGACCGCGAAGGGGAAGGCAACCCGGAAGCGGATCGTCGAGGGCGCGGCCGCCGTGCTGCGTGAGAAGGACGTGTCCGTGGCCACGCTGGACGACGTCATGGCGCGCACGCGCACCAGCAAGAGCCAGCTGTTCCACTACTTCCCCGAGGGCAAGGACGAGCTGCTGCTGGCGGTCGCGCACCACGAGGCCGACCAGGTCCTCGAGGACCAGCAGCCGTATCTGGGCTGTCTGGACTCCTGGGAGGCGTGGCAGCGGTGGCGCGATCAGGTGGTCAAGCGCTACGCGGAGCAGGGTGAGGAGTGCCCGCTGGGCTCGCTGGTCTTCTACCTGGGCCGCTCCACCCCGGGCGCGCGGGATGTCGTGGTGACGTTGATGCGGCAGTGGCAGGAGAGCCTGGCCACCGGCATCCGGGCCCTCCAGACGGCCGGGCAGCTGCCCGCCGAGCTGGATGTCGAGCACCGCGCGGCCGCCCTGCTGGCGGGCATCCAGGGCGGTGTGCTGATCCTCCAGTCGACCGGCCGGGCCGACCATCTGCGGGCCGCGCTCGATCAGGGCATCGGGGATCTGCGGCGGGCCGCGGCGGTCTGA